The stretch of DNA GAAGGTATCCCGATCCGATCGAAGAAAGTGACAAAGGGGCTTTCGGACGCGCTGTACATGTTGTTAGGGAGCAAGAGCACAAGTAGCAACACAGACCCGACGTAGAAGACCGCGATCCGCCAGAGGATGCTGTTGACCGCCTTCGGCATGACCGCGACTGGATCCTTCGTCTCACCTGCTGCGATACCCACCAGTTCAATACCGGAGTAGGCGAACGTTACGCCCACGACGACAAGGACGAGTGGGAGCATCCCGTTGGGTAGCCAACCCCCGTGGTCGGCGATGAGATGGAGCCCGGGGCGTGCGCCCGATATCGGGTACTGGAAAGCGAGGACCATACTTCCCACGAGAAGGAAGGTGACCAAGGCGCCGACCTTGATGATGGCGAACCAGAATTCGAGTTCTCCAAAGAACTTCACCGAAAGAAGGTTGATAGTAAGCACAATCGTGAGGGCAGCGAAGGCGAGAAGCCACTGCGGCACGCTGGTGAAGAAGCTCCAATAATGGACGTAGATAGCTGCCGCTGTCACATCGACAATTGACGCCAGTGCCCATTGGATCCAGTACATCCAGCCGGCGACGAAGGCGAGTTTGTCCCCATACATCTCGCGTGCGTAAGAGACGAACGAGCCGGATGTCGGACGATGTAGGACGAGCTCGCCCATTGCGCGGAGCATGAAGAATGCGAATAGTCCGGTCACGGCGTAGGCGACCACGAGGGCTGGCCCAGCAGTCGCAATTCTGCCTCCGGCTCCGAGAAATAAGCCCGTTCCGATCGCGCCCCCGATTGCGATCATTCGGATGTGGCGTGGGGTCAGACCCTTGCGATAGGCGTCATCTCCTTCGCGGCGCGATCGCGCAGCGGATGACCCGTTGGCTGCATGCGACTCCGATGACGAGTCGTTCTGCGATACTGACTGACTCATGAGGATTCTTTCGACTCGGGATTCAAAAGCGATAGGGGAGAGCGGCGCCACCTGGGGCTTGCATCAACGAGCGAACATAAACTCTCCACCAGACAGCGGCGATGTGGTGCCGGGGAGGGGTTGGTCGACAACTCTGTGAAGGAAACGCATCCCAGTTCAGTGAAGCGATATCGGTTGCGAGCAACGCGCCGGCACCGCTTGGGCATACAGTATGAGCGGCGTCACCCTGCGATGCCCTGCATGGGAGGATCTACAGAATCTGTCATATACGGCGCAGATCATTCGACGCTGAATGTGAAAAACTTGGCCAGATTGCAAGATTCACATCACGCATACGTTGGCCCGCCGCTGAGCTCGGGTTGTACGTCGGACAAGCAATCGCGGTGTCCGCAACGTAGGGCGGCGCGGCTGCCAGTATCGCGGTCGGTGTGGCGTGTGCCTTCGAATCCTCGGGTGACACAGGGCTTGTGTCACTAGCGGTGAGCAGAGCGATCCGATCCGCCCGTTTCAGCACGTACCCGATGACCGTCGAGAACCTCGGGCCGACCGAGTTTCTCGACGCTTGGGCGCGGCAACGTGAACTGGCTGCCAACCGTGCTGAGAACGTTGGCGACAGCACCCTGTTGCCCAACTTCGGGTGTACGCCGCGGGCCGCCGCACCGAACCGGGGGACCGACGATACGCCGGTCATCAAGGTCGACCGGGGCGGACAGATTACCTTGGCGCCGGCCCGGACAGTTGATCGTGGACGTCGTGCGCTACGTTCGCGGCTTCGATGAGGCGCTGGTCTCGGTGTGTACCGACCTCGGCCTCGAGTGCGACCGTGTCGAGGGCCGGTCGGGCGTGCAGCTGCCCCCCGCACTGGAGAGCGGTCAGTGGCTGCCGGAGCGGAAGAGTGCGGCCATCGGTGTGCGTGTCCCAGCGCGGCGTGGCGTTGCGCTGGTTCGCACTCAACTGCCATTCGGCGCGCACCGCATATGACGCCATCATCACGGGCGGCATCCGCGACGTCGGGGTGACGTCGCTGTCGCGCGAACCGGGCCGGGAAATGACGGTCGCCGAGGTCACCCGGCCGCGACTGCCCACGTGGTCGCTGCCCTCGACGGCAGGCATCCCGTGGCGGAGAAGGGCATCGAGCTCGAGTTGATGAGCTGCCGGAAACCGAAGCGAGCGCAGTGCGATTTACAACAGCTCGGTACTAGCAGTCGAGTGTTCAGAGTCGGTGGCGCTCTAGTCAAGGAGCTTTTTCCACCCGTCAGCCTCCGCATAATCGAAGATCAGACTGGATTCTGCACGTGCGACCACGTTCTGTTCGATGAGATTTTGAATGACGACGTCGCGTAGCTCTTGTGCGTTCTTCGCCACGACGTGGAGGAGGAAGTCGTCTGCGCCGGTGATGTGGAAGATACCGAGCACGCCGGGAATGTGCAGCGCGGATTCCTGGAAGGCTACGACACGCTGTCGGTTGTGAGTTGCGAGGCGGACGGCTACGAGCGCTTGCAATGACGTGCCCAGCGCTGCGAGGTCGATATCGACCCGGAAGCCTCTGATGATCTGCAGCGACTGGAGTCGGCGCAGTCTCAACGACAACGTCGATTCGGAGACGGCCAACTCTTGAGCGAGGGTAGCGCCGGATGCGCGCGCGTTCACAGATAGGGCTCGTAGGAGAGCCCGGTCAATGCGGTCGAGTTCGGTGTTCTTCGATTCGGTGGTCACGTCTACCCCTTCATGTGCAGGATCTGCGATCTTCGACAGAAGAATAGTAGGTGCTGCATGATTGGCCTACTATCATGGCAGGATCCCTATTATTCGAATCATGACTTCTTCACGTTCCGCTCGGCTTGAGACGATCGCCGTTCATGGAGGTATGGATGGCCTGATCGAAGCAGGACTTCACGTTCCATCTATCGACTTCTCGACGACAAACCCGCTGTCTGACATCGAAGGTGGCGGGGACTCCTATGAACATCTGACGGGCGGAGGCGCCCCGCGGGAGGGCCAGTCTTCCGTGTACCAGCGCTTGTGGAACCCCGGAATCGCGCGATTCGAAGAGTCGTTGGCAGCCTTGGAAGGAACAGACGGCGCGGTCTCCTTCTCCTCCGGCATGGCGGCATTGGCAGCAGCCATCATCGCCACTGTGTCGGCCGGAAAACCACATATTATTGGGCTGCGGCCGGCATACGGTGGAACTGACCATCTACTGTCGACCGGGCTGCTGGGCTCGAAGGTGACATGGACTGACATAGACGGTGTCGCCGCTGCTATCACGTCCGAGACTGGACTGATCGTCGCTGAGTCGCCAGCGAACCCCACACTCGAACTTATTGATATCTCCGCACTGGTGGCTGCAGCTAGAGACATCCCCATTCTGGTGGATAACACCTTCGCTACCCCTGTTCTTCAACGTCCTGCGGACCACGGGGCCGCAATGGTTCTCCATAGTGCAACGAAATATCTTGGTGGACACGGTGATGTAATGGGCGGTGTCATCGCTGCAACAGAGGAGTGGGTTGCTCGCCTCCGTCAAGTCCGGGTGATCACGGGAGCATTGCTGCATCCGATGGCAGGGTATCTCCTGCACCGTGGGCTAAGGACTCTTCCGGTCCGTATCTATGCCCAGCAGGCTACGGCCCGCGAGATCGCATCTCGTGTTGTGGAACACCCTGCGCTGGCGAAGGTGATTTATCCGGGCTTGCCTGGACAAGACCCGATGGGATTGCTCGGCCGTCAGATGGATGGTCCGGGCGCGATTGTCGCATTTGAACTCGCAGGGGGATACGAGGCGGCCGCGGCCTTTACTCACGCGTGCAAGCTACTCACCCATGCGGTATCACTCGGCGGTGTAGACACGCTGGTTCAGCATCCGGCGTCGTTGACGCATCGACCTGTCGAACCGAGCGCGCGCCCCGGCGCAGGCGTCGTCCGGATTTCAGTTGGTCTCGAACATGTCGAGGACCTCCTTGCCGATATCACGCAAGCCCTTGACGCCGCAAAAGGGGTCGTCACGAAGTCGATGACCGGCACTGATCTGTTATCAGTGTGAGCGCGATCCAAATGGTGACGTGGCGGACTCGTTTGATTCGGTCGAATCGATTGTCATTTTACTTGCGCCACGAATGTGTTTCTCCCGGCCTCTAGAGCGAAGTCACTGATGGCGGGATGAGGTTGGTGCGGGGATTACCCGCGGCGTTATATTCGGCTCGTACTCTCGGATACAAGCTGATCCAGTGGTCGTACGAGAGGTTTGTCGCATCACGATCTGATCGATCGGACGAAGCCGGAACACCCACTAGGTCTTGGGTTATCGGTACACCCGTAGATCCTGGTCAGGGCAATCGGGCAGTCTCTTGAACTGATGCTGACCCGGCTAGGTCAGGAAATGCCCTGCGGCAGATTGATCATCGTCTACGCACCCACGAATACAGTCGGCGGCTGTGAGCCAGGTTGACCGCAGCACCCTTACGCCTGCTGGACGGCATGTGGCACCAATCACTATGTCGACGTCCAGTCCGAGGCCAGCTATCACTGAACTCGAGCACGATTTCACAAGGAGAGTCTGATGAACAACGCACTGGTGGTCGAGCACAGGACTAAAGGGTCTGTCCTTTCCTCCGGCGGGTCGATCGAGAGGGATACCCTCCGCGAGATCGAGCAGCGTGTGTTGTGGCTGTCGACGGCGATGATTCACCACGCCAACCGGGTTCGCCCGAATCCGACGGGGCTCAAGGTCGGTGGTCATCAGGCGTCGTGCGCGTCGATGGTGTCGATCATGACGTCGCTGTGGTTCGAGCAACTCCGGCACGGTGACCGGGTGTCGGTCAAACCGCACGCCTCTCCGGTGCTGCACGGCATCAACTACCTGCTCGGGGAGCTGGACGAGAAGTATCTGACGACGTTGCGGGAGTTCGGTGGCCTGCAGTCCTACCCCAGCCGGTCGAAAGACCCTGACCCGGTGGACTACTCGACCGGATCGGTCGGGATCGGGGCGACCGCCCCGATCTGGGGTGCCATCGCCCGCCGCTTCGTCGACACCCACATCGGCGGCGCCGGCACCGGCCGGCAGTACTCGCTCGTCGGGGACGCCGAGCTGGACGAGGGTGCGGTGTGGGAGGCGATCCTCGATCACTCCGTCGCCGAACTCGGCGAAATCGTGTGGATCGTCGACCTGAACCGGCAGTCCCTGGACCGGGTGGTCCCCAACATCGCCGCCGGCCGCCTCGAAGCGATGTTTTCCGCCGCCGGGTGGCAGGTGCTGACCGTGAAGTTCGGGACCCTGCTCGAGTCGCTGTTCACCCGGACCGGTGGGCCGGCGCTGCGGACCCGGATCCTGGACATGCCCAACCCCGAATACCAGCGGCTGCTGCGCTGTGACGCCGCGCAGGTCCGGGACCGGTTGCCCGGCGACGGCCCCGACGCCGCGGCGATCGCGTCGCTGATCGCCGAGCTGGACGACGAGACCCTGCTCCGGGCGATCCGCAACCTCGGTGGCCACGACCTCGACGCCCTGCGCGCCGCCTACGGGCAGATCGACGACACCCGCCCGACGGTGATCATCGCCTACACCATCAAGGGCCGCGGCCTGCCCACCCAGGGGCATCCGCAGAATCATTCGTCGTTGCTGACGGTGGAGCAGTACGAGCAGCTGGCCGCGGAGTTGGGCATGGACCCCGAGGACCCGTGGGCCCGGTTCGAGGCCGACAGTGCGGCGGGCCGGGTGTGTGCGGCGACCGCGGACAGGTTGCGGCGGGAGAAGGTCGAATTCGGCACCCCGCCCGCGGTGCCGGCCGACATCGGTCGCACCCCGTCGGGGACGTCCACCACCCAGGCCGCCCTGGGTCGGGCACTGCTCGACCTGTCCCGCCAGGCCCCCGAGGCGGCGAAGCGAGTGGTGACGGTCAGCCCCGACGTCTCCTCGACCACCAACCTGGCCGGCTGGCTGAACAAGGTGGGGGTGTGGTCGCCGAACGAGCGCCGCAACTGGTTCGACGACGACGCCGAGACGATCATGCACTGGCGGGAAAAGCCCACCGGGCAGCACATGGAACTCGGCATCGCCGAAACCAACCTGGTCGGGTTGATGGGTGAACTCGGCGCCACCTGGAGCCGGTGGGGGCAACCGCTGTTCCCGATCGGGGTGATGTACGACCCGTTCGTCGAACGGGCGCTGGAACCCTGGTCGTACGGCATCTACGCGGGCGGGCAGTCGATCCTGGTCGGCACCCCCTCCGGGGTCACGCTGGCCGCCGAGGGCGGTGCGCATCAGTCGATCAAGACCCCGTCGATCGGCCTCGAGCAACCCGGGTGCGTCAGCTACGAACCCGCGTTCGCGATCGACGTCGAGTGGACGCTGCTGGACAGCATCTCCCGGCTGGGCCGGCCGGACGGGTCGTCGTCGTATCTGCGGCTGTCGACCCGCCCGGTCGATCAGACTTTGGCCGCGGTCCCCACCGATCCGGCGGCCCGCGAGCGTCGCCGCCGTCAGGTGGTCGCCGGCGCGTACATCCTCCGCCGCACCGACACCCCGGCGGTCACGCTGGTCGGCATGGGCGCGGTGATCACCGAAACCCTCACCGCCGCGGACCGGTTGGCCGAGCAGGGCATCGCCGCGGACGTCGTGTGTGTCACCAGCCCCGGCCTGTTGTTCGAGGCGGTGCAAGCCCGCCGGGGATTGGCCGACGGCCCGTCCTGGATCCTCGACCAGGTGTTCCCCGCCGACCGGGCGGCACCGATGGTGACCGTCCTCGACGGGCACCCGCACACCCTCGCATTCCTGACCGGCATCAACCACGTCCCCGGGGCCGCGCTCGGCGTCAGCAAGTTCGGGCAGGTCGGCTCCCTCGACGACGTCTACCGCTACCACGGAATCGACACCGACAGCATCGTCCGCGCCGCCCTCAACCTCGTCGACTGACCCCGAAAGACTTAACATGACCACAACCCACAACGGCGCCACGATGGTATTGCCGTCACTCGGCGAGAATGTCACCGAGGCGACCATCACCCGCTGGCTCAAAGCCCCCGGTGACCGCATCGAGCACGATGAACCGTTGCTCGAGGTGGCCACCGACAAAGTCGACACCGAGATTCCGTCCCCCGCCGCCGGCATTCTTCTCGAGATCGTCGCGCAGGAAGACGCGCTCGTCGAGGTTGGTGCGGTGGTGGCTGTGCTCGGTGCGGAGGAAGGCGCCGCCGCGGCCACACCGGCTCCGGCCCCCGTGGCCACGCCGACCCCGGCACTGGACCCCGTCCCGACGCCGGGTCCTTCATCGACCGTTGCGCCGACAGCCGGTGGCGACCGGGTGGAGAAGCTGCCCCGGATTCGCCGCACCATCGCCAGGCGGATGGTCGAATCCCTCCAGACGTCAGCGCAATTGACCACCGTCGTCGAGGTCGACGTCACCGCCATCGCGCGGCTGCGGGCACAGGAGAAAGACAGCTTCCATCGCCGCACCGGGGTGAAGCTATCGTTCCTGCCGTTCTTCGTCGTCGCCGCCGTCGAGGCGCTCGACGAGCACCCGGTGATCAACTCCTCGCTCGATGCCGACTGCACTGAGGTGACCTACCACTCGGCGGTGCACCTCGGGATGGCCGTCGACAGCGACAGAGGTTTGATGGTGCCCGTCATCCGCGATGCAGGTGCGCTGCGGATCCCCGACCTCGCCCGGCGGATCGCCGACTCCGCAGACAGTGTGCGTAACAATACGATCCGCCCCGATGACCTGTCCGGCGGCACGTTCACCATCACCAACACCGGCAGCCGCGGGGCACTGTTCGACACCCCGATCATCAACCAACCCCAATCCGCCATCCTGGGAATCGGAGCCGTCGTCGAACGCCTCGTCCCCACCCGCGGCGACGGCGGATCACTCCAGATCGAAGTCCGGTCGATGGCGTACCTCTCACTCTCCTACGACCACCGCATCGTCGACGGCGCCGACGCCGCCCGCTACCTCGGGGCAGTGAAGACACGTTTGGAAGCAGGCTTTGCCGGCAAGGACATTGCATGATCGACCGGCGAGCATCAGGCTATCTAAAGCCTCTCACGGAGGATCAGCAGGCGATGTTGGGGTACGTGATCGCCTGGGCTCCGTTCGGAGGAGGAGACGAGGAGATCCTGCCTCAATTTGGGATCACCCCCGACAATTTCTACCTGCGTCTCGCGCGCATTCTCGAGTCCCGGTCGTGCGGGGGAATCGATTTCGCGACTCGAAACAGGCTTCGTGAGTTCTGTGCGGGAAAGCTGAGTAGCTTTCCCCCCAACCCCGATCGCGCGTCGTCGATTGACGTGCGGGTCGATTGAATACACGTTGAGACCAAGATTCCTAGGCGGGAAGTGCTCTCCTGCCCATTAGTGCGAGGACGACATGCCGTGAGTGTAGAGACAGTCAGTAGCCAGTCGGAGCAACGACGCCTGGCACTGCTATCGAGTGATTCAGTGCAAGTCACCGCGGCATTACAACCTCGCCGGGTGCGTTCCCCGGAGAGTATGACTGGCGCCCAGGCTGTCGTCCGTGCGCTTGAGGAACTCGACGTCGAGTGTGTGTTCGGGATGCCTGGGGGCGCGATATTGCCCGTGTACGACCCCCTGTACGAGTCAACGCGTGTGCGTCACGTCCTCGTGCGGCACGAACAGGGCGCCGGCCATGCCGCCACGGGCTACGCGCAGGCCACAGGCAGAGTCGGCGTGTGCATGGCCACTTCCGGGCCTGGGGCAACGAACCTGATCACTCCCCTGGCAGATGCGCAGATGGACTCCGTGCCCGTTGTTGCGATCACCGGCCAGGTCGGTCGCGGATTGATTGGAACAGACGCATTCCAGGAAGTCGACATTTGCGGAGTGACGATGCCGATCACAAAGCACAATTTCCTCGTGACGTCCGTCGATGACATCCCCCGGATCCTCGCTGAAGCATTCCATATCGCGTCATCGGGCCGGCCGGGCGCAGTGCTAGTCGACATCCCGAAGGACATCCTGCAGGCAACTACAGCATTCTCGTGGCAGCAAGAGGTCGCACTACCCGGATATCGAAAGGTCCCGAAGCCTCACACAAAGCAACTAGGAGCAGCCACGAATCTGATTGTCGAGGCAGTCGCGCCCGTTCTTTACGTAGGCGGTGGAGTGATCAAGGCGGACGCCTCCGCCGAGTTGATGGAGCTTGCACAGCTAATCGGCATCCCGGTCGTCACTACCCTCATGGCACGCGGAGCGTTCCCCGATAGTCACGAACTTCACTACGGTATGCCCGGCATGCACGGGACGGTCGCTGCCGTAGCTGCGTTGCAGAAATGCGATCTGATCATCGCGCTCGGGGCGCGGTTTGATGACCGAGTTACCGGACGGATCGATTCGTTTGCACCGAACGCAAAGATCATCCATGTGGACATCGATCCCGCGGAGATCAGCAAGAACCGCTATGCCGACGTACCTATCGTTGGCGACTGCAAGAGAGCAGTTTCCGCGCTGATCGAACTGGTAAAGAAGGATTCGCGCCCACTTGCTGATCTCGCCAACTGGCGATCGTATCTTGACAATATTCGTGCGCGGTATCCTCTAAACTACAGCCGTCCCTCCGATGGGATGCTGTCACCGGAGTACGTCATCGAGGCGGTAGGACGTGCCGCGGGCACCGACGCCGTTTTCGTTTCGGGTGTCGGCCAACATCAGATGTGGGCGGCGCATTTCATCCAGTACGAGAATCCCCGAACCTGGGTCAATTCGGGAGGGCTCGGCACGATGGGCTTTGCGATCCCAGCTGCGTTGGGTGTGAAGATTGGGGCCCCAGAACGCGAGGTGTGGGCTATCGACGGTGACGGCTGCTTCCAGATGACGTATCAGGAGCTAGCGACAGCAGCAATCGAGAGAGTTCCGGTCAAGATTGCCCTTATCAACAACGGAAAACTCGGTATGGTTCGGCAACTCCAAACCCTGTTCTATAAGGAGAAATACGCCAGCGTGGATCTGTCCGCGCACACTCAGCGGATACCGGACTTCGTCAAACTCGCTGAGGCACACGGATGTGTAGCGTTGCGCTGCGAGCGTGAAGAGGACGTTGCCGATGTGGTCGCCCAAGCCCGGGCTATCAACGATCGGCCGGTTGTCATCGATTTTGTCGTTTCAGCCGAGAGCCTGGTATGGCCGATGGTGGCTGCTGGCACGAGCAACGACGAGATCATGGCCGCACGCAATGTGCGACCGTTCTTCGACGATGAATAACCTGGTCTTGCGGATACGTCGCCCGCATCGACCCGAACGACGTGAGGAGTCGAACCGGGAGCGCGACTGCTTTGTCGCCGGCTCGTTGTTTTCGGGAAGGTGTCCTTCTCGAGCAGCCAATCGA from Rhodococcus opacus B4 encodes:
- a CDS encoding amino acid permease, whose amino-acid sequence is MSQSVSQNDSSSESHAANGSSAARSRREGDDAYRKGLTPRHIRMIAIGGAIGTGLFLGAGGRIATAGPALVVAYAVTGLFAFFMLRAMGELVLHRPTSGSFVSYAREMYGDKLAFVAGWMYWIQWALASIVDVTAAAIYVHYWSFFTSVPQWLLAFAALTIVLTINLLSVKFFGELEFWFAIIKVGALVTFLLVGSMVLAFQYPISGARPGLHLIADHGGWLPNGMLPLVLVVVGVTFAYSGIELVGIAAGETKDPVAVMPKAVNSILWRIAVFYVGSVLLLVLLLPNNMYSASESPFVTFFDRIGIPSAGNVMNFVVLTAALSSLNAGLYSTGRILRSMAMKGAAPRFTAKMSQAGVPIGGVILTAFVTLIGVGLNYIVPSEAFEIAINVSALGVLSTWSVICLCQIKLHSRARRGEVARPAFKAPGSPYTSYATLGFLACILGLMAIDYPIGTYTVSSLVIIVPALTLGWYAIKRSGRSESAESL
- a CDS encoding Lrp/AsnC family transcriptional regulator, giving the protein MTTESKNTELDRIDRALLRALSVNARASGATLAQELAVSESTLSLRLRRLQSLQIIRGFRVDIDLAALGTSLQALVAVRLATHNRQRVVAFQESALHIPGVLGIFHITGADDFLLHVVAKNAQELRDVVIQNLIEQNVVARAESSLIFDYAEADGWKKLLD
- a CDS encoding trans-sulfuration enzyme family protein — translated: MTSSRSARLETIAVHGGMDGLIEAGLHVPSIDFSTTNPLSDIEGGGDSYEHLTGGGAPREGQSSVYQRLWNPGIARFEESLAALEGTDGAVSFSSGMAALAAAIIATVSAGKPHIIGLRPAYGGTDHLLSTGLLGSKVTWTDIDGVAAAITSETGLIVAESPANPTLELIDISALVAAARDIPILVDNTFATPVLQRPADHGAAMVLHSATKYLGGHGDVMGGVIAATEEWVARLRQVRVITGALLHPMAGYLLHRGLRTLPVRIYAQQATAREIASRVVEHPALAKVIYPGLPGQDPMGLLGRQMDGPGAIVAFELAGGYEAAAAFTHACKLLTHAVSLGGVDTLVQHPASLTHRPVEPSARPGAGVVRISVGLEHVEDLLADITQALDAAKGVVTKSMTGTDLLSV
- a CDS encoding transketolase-like TK C-terminal-containing protein encodes the protein MNNALVVEHRTKGSVLSSGGSIERDTLREIEQRVLWLSTAMIHHANRVRPNPTGLKVGGHQASCASMVSIMTSLWFEQLRHGDRVSVKPHASPVLHGINYLLGELDEKYLTTLREFGGLQSYPSRSKDPDPVDYSTGSVGIGATAPIWGAIARRFVDTHIGGAGTGRQYSLVGDAELDEGAVWEAILDHSVAELGEIVWIVDLNRQSLDRVVPNIAAGRLEAMFSAAGWQVLTVKFGTLLESLFTRTGGPALRTRILDMPNPEYQRLLRCDAAQVRDRLPGDGPDAAAIASLIAELDDETLLRAIRNLGGHDLDALRAAYGQIDDTRPTVIIAYTIKGRGLPTQGHPQNHSSLLTVEQYEQLAAELGMDPEDPWARFEADSAAGRVCAATADRLRREKVEFGTPPAVPADIGRTPSGTSTTQAALGRALLDLSRQAPEAAKRVVTVSPDVSSTTNLAGWLNKVGVWSPNERRNWFDDDAETIMHWREKPTGQHMELGIAETNLVGLMGELGATWSRWGQPLFPIGVMYDPFVERALEPWSYGIYAGGQSILVGTPSGVTLAAEGGAHQSIKTPSIGLEQPGCVSYEPAFAIDVEWTLLDSISRLGRPDGSSSYLRLSTRPVDQTLAAVPTDPAARERRRRQVVAGAYILRRTDTPAVTLVGMGAVITETLTAADRLAEQGIAADVVCVTSPGLLFEAVQARRGLADGPSWILDQVFPADRAAPMVTVLDGHPHTLAFLTGINHVPGAALGVSKFGQVGSLDDVYRYHGIDTDSIVRAALNLVD
- a CDS encoding 2-oxo acid dehydrogenase subunit E2 translates to MTTTHNGATMVLPSLGENVTEATITRWLKAPGDRIEHDEPLLEVATDKVDTEIPSPAAGILLEIVAQEDALVEVGAVVAVLGAEEGAAAATPAPAPVATPTPALDPVPTPGPSSTVAPTAGGDRVEKLPRIRRTIARRMVESLQTSAQLTTVVEVDVTAIARLRAQEKDSFHRRTGVKLSFLPFFVVAAVEALDEHPVINSSLDADCTEVTYHSAVHLGMAVDSDRGLMVPVIRDAGALRIPDLARRIADSADSVRNNTIRPDDLSGGTFTITNTGSRGALFDTPIINQPQSAILGIGAVVERLVPTRGDGGSLQIEVRSMAYLSLSYDHRIVDGADAARYLGAVKTRLEAGFAGKDIA
- a CDS encoding acetolactate synthase large subunit gives rise to the protein MQVTAALQPRRVRSPESMTGAQAVVRALEELDVECVFGMPGGAILPVYDPLYESTRVRHVLVRHEQGAGHAATGYAQATGRVGVCMATSGPGATNLITPLADAQMDSVPVVAITGQVGRGLIGTDAFQEVDICGVTMPITKHNFLVTSVDDIPRILAEAFHIASSGRPGAVLVDIPKDILQATTAFSWQQEVALPGYRKVPKPHTKQLGAATNLIVEAVAPVLYVGGGVIKADASAELMELAQLIGIPVVTTLMARGAFPDSHELHYGMPGMHGTVAAVAALQKCDLIIALGARFDDRVTGRIDSFAPNAKIIHVDIDPAEISKNRYADVPIVGDCKRAVSALIELVKKDSRPLADLANWRSYLDNIRARYPLNYSRPSDGMLSPEYVIEAVGRAAGTDAVFVSGVGQHQMWAAHFIQYENPRTWVNSGGLGTMGFAIPAALGVKIGAPEREVWAIDGDGCFQMTYQELATAAIERVPVKIALINNGKLGMVRQLQTLFYKEKYASVDLSAHTQRIPDFVKLAEAHGCVALRCEREEDVADVVAQARAINDRPVVIDFVVSAESLVWPMVAAGTSNDEIMAARNVRPFFDDE